Proteins from one Clostridia bacterium genomic window:
- a CDS encoding acyltransferase: protein MDKVQIKLETMQALFEGEMTAAKAVAVLAELGLTTDEETLDGMRLWTDYMPLYDEHPYTPEQHRLHVVWELLDRTPWGINCAFAIPFRQMIAKRLFKRCGEGFVCAEGCRFNFGNQIELGDNVSWNAGVYVDSKGGVTMDDFAMLTEYVKIFSHNHSEVDHMVRTYAPVHIGAYAKLFTNCTVLPGVTVGTGAMVATSAVVTKDVPPYTLVAGIPAKPQRERKVVSDDPTVYNQYMLKDRLFQVKK, encoded by the coding sequence ATGGACAAAGTACAAATCAAATTGGAAACGATGCAAGCCCTCTTCGAGGGGGAGATGACCGCCGCCAAGGCCGTGGCCGTTTTGGCCGAATTGGGGCTGACGACGGACGAGGAAACCCTCGACGGTATGCGCTTGTGGACGGATTATATGCCCCTCTACGACGAGCACCCCTACACCCCCGAGCAACACCGCCTGCACGTGGTGTGGGAACTGTTGGATAGAACACCTTGGGGTATCAACTGCGCCTTTGCCATTCCTTTCCGTCAAATGATAGCGAAGCGCCTTTTCAAGCGGTGTGGCGAGGGCTTCGTGTGCGCGGAAGGGTGCCGCTTCAACTTCGGCAATCAAATCGAATTGGGCGACAACGTCAGTTGGAACGCGGGCGTGTACGTGGACAGTAAGGGCGGCGTAACGATGGATGACTTCGCCATGCTCACCGAGTACGTCAAGATCTTTTCGCACAACCACAGCGAGGTGGACCACATGGTGCGCACCTACGCCCCCGTGCATATCGGCGCCTACGCCAAACTATTCACCAACTGCACCGTATTGCCCGGCGTGACTGTCGGCACGGGCGCGATGGTGGCCACCTCGGCGGTCGTCACCAAGGACGTGCCGCCCTACACCCTGGTCGCGGGCATTCCCGCCAAACCCCAGCGCGAACGCAAAGTCGTCTCCGACGATCCCACCGTCTACAACCAATATATGCTCAAAGACCGCCTCTTTCAGGTAAAGAAGTAG
- a CDS encoding class I SAM-dependent methyltransferase, whose amino-acid sequence MNAISPLQLIHDVVSAHVKAGDRCIDATAGRGYDTAFLCGLVGSSGDVLAMDVQQEAVESTRRLLAEKGLEAEVVLSSHADMAAYRPKDSVDCIMFNLGYLPKGDHMVFTHFDSTKAAVLAGLSLLRIGGLMTIGIYYGGDSGYEERDSLLPFLATLDDSRYQVVVARFHNWKGDPPIPVFIRKLQ is encoded by the coding sequence ATGAACGCTATCTCTCCCCTTCAACTCATTCACGACGTAGTGTCCGCCCACGTCAAAGCGGGCGACCGTTGCATAGACGCCACCGCGGGGCGCGGCTACGACACGGCCTTTTTGTGCGGACTCGTGGGCAGTTCGGGCGACGTGCTGGCGATGGACGTCCAGCAAGAGGCGGTAGAAAGCACCCGCCGACTGCTCGCCGAGAAAGGACTCGAGGCCGAGGTGGTCCTGTCGAGTCACGCCGATATGGCGGCCTATCGCCCCAAGGACAGCGTCGACTGCATTATGTTCAATTTGGGCTATTTGCCCAAGGGCGACCACATGGTCTTTACTCATTTCGACAGCACCAAAGCGGCCGTTTTGGCAGGACTTTCCCTACTACGTATAGGGGGATTGATGACCATAGGCATATATTACGGCGGCGACTCGGGCTACGAGGAGCGGGATAGCCTGTTGCCCTTCCTCGCGACCTTGGACGACAGCCGCTACCAAGTGGTCGTGGCGCGCTTCCACAACTGGAAGGGCGATCCGCCCATCCCCGTATTTATCCGCAAACTGCAATAA
- a CDS encoding DNA-deoxyinosine glycosylase, translating into MPFRPVWDERCTVLILGSHPSVKSKENGFYYMHPQNRFWRVMSALFDADFVGADKDEKARLLLVRHVALYDVVERCAIVGSADATIREVRPTDLKALVEGAPIRRVFLNGRTAYDLFVRHFPQYVDKATLLPSTSPANARWRLDDLVAAWQIIKTI; encoded by the coding sequence ATGCCCTTTCGCCCTGTGTGGGACGAGCGCTGTACCGTGCTCATCCTCGGCTCGCACCCCTCGGTGAAGTCCAAAGAAAACGGCTTCTACTATATGCATCCCCAAAATCGCTTTTGGCGGGTGATGTCCGCTTTGTTCGACGCCGACTTCGTGGGCGCGGACAAGGACGAAAAAGCGCGGCTGCTCCTCGTGCGTCACGTCGCGTTGTACGACGTAGTGGAGCGGTGCGCCATCGTGGGCTCCGCCGACGCCACCATACGCGAAGTGCGCCCCACCGACCTCAAGGCGCTCGTAGAGGGCGCGCCTATACGCCGAGTCTTCCTCAACGGACGGACGGCCTACGACCTGTTCGTGCGCCACTTCCCGCAATACGTAGACAAAGCGACCTTGCTACCCTCCACCTCCCCCGCCAACGCCCGATGGCGATTGGACGACCTCGTTGCCGCTTGGCAAATCATCAAAACGATATGA
- a CDS encoding metallophosphoesterase: MESIKRFVYRRPVALAIGLMAFFNPFLFYLSTDFHPSFATAVWGIDYGLRIFQIVAAVCVLSLLFVRNLGICRAFTEHKVVVGLYFAFAIATALCTLANVIILILLSSSIPMARFYFDKEAPFLLGFGAALSLAFVIPHLTDKIRIAIIVTVYALCGLLLVAAEFWNIEPFTFVSEPIVFDTGKDYSIVWSTSTISSGYVTYTYAGVEYEVDDASYGRLYSARTIHHANVPYEHLDGNTYTVHATRFCDNAPYFAKRGKTITAARTFKGRPTGDVKMAVVTDNHCLSRTKFQSVRQDDYNVVVMLGDFSDFVHQELDISDFLLYPAWYLSHGEVPVLYAKGNHDTHCEMGADLAYLLGFDSLYYRTTYGDYTFTVLDSGSCNVDLEEEKYAGVGRYIPYREEQLDWLAGQTASAGYDVVLVHVWDYASVAEGVKNAQAEAQVVRYNHCLQAMSADFQLSGHKHDLNFFQNGVDGVDVPVLRCGGISAGLIGHSLTYSVVEFHDGVVRMTAYNTRAKEPVWQGTYTMTR, encoded by the coding sequence ATGGAGAGTATCAAGCGCTTCGTCTATCGCCGTCCCGTGGCGTTGGCTATCGGGTTGATGGCGTTTTTCAATCCGTTTTTGTTTTATCTATCCACCGACTTTCACCCGAGTTTCGCCACCGCCGTGTGGGGGATAGACTACGGCCTACGCATCTTCCAAATCGTCGCGGCCGTGTGCGTTTTGTCCCTGCTGTTCGTGCGCAACTTGGGCATCTGTCGCGCCTTTACCGAGCATAAGGTCGTGGTGGGGCTGTACTTTGCCTTTGCCATCGCCACGGCGCTGTGCACCCTTGCCAACGTCATTATACTCATCTTGCTATCCTCGTCCATACCTATGGCGCGGTTCTATTTCGACAAAGAAGCGCCCTTCCTTTTGGGCTTCGGCGCGGCGTTGTCGCTCGCTTTCGTCATACCGCACCTTACCGACAAGATCCGCATCGCCATCATCGTGACGGTATACGCCCTCTGCGGACTGCTATTGGTGGCCGCCGAGTTTTGGAATATCGAACCCTTCACGTTCGTCAGCGAGCCCATCGTCTTCGACACGGGCAAGGATTACAGTATCGTGTGGAGTACGTCCACCATCTCCTCGGGCTACGTCACCTACACCTACGCAGGCGTAGAGTACGAGGTGGACGACGCCAGTTACGGCAGGCTGTATTCCGCCCGCACCATACACCACGCCAACGTGCCCTACGAGCACCTCGACGGCAACACCTACACCGTGCACGCCACGCGTTTTTGCGACAACGCCCCCTATTTCGCCAAGCGAGGCAAGACCATTACGGCCGCACGCACCTTCAAGGGACGCCCCACGGGGGACGTGAAGATGGCCGTCGTGACGGACAACCATTGCCTCAGCCGCACCAAATTCCAATCGGTACGGCAGGACGACTACAACGTGGTGGTGATGCTCGGCGACTTCTCGGACTTCGTGCACCAGGAGTTGGACATATCCGACTTTTTGCTCTACCCCGCGTGGTATCTCTCGCACGGCGAAGTGCCCGTTCTCTACGCCAAGGGCAATCACGACACGCATTGCGAGATGGGCGCGGACCTCGCCTACCTGTTGGGCTTCGACAGCCTCTACTACCGCACCACCTACGGTGACTACACCTTCACGGTGCTGGATTCGGGCAGTTGCAACGTGGACCTCGAGGAAGAAAAATACGCGGGCGTGGGGCGCTATATCCCCTACCGCGAAGAGCAGTTGGATTGGCTCGCCGGACAAACGGCGTCCGCCGGCTACGACGTGGTGTTGGTGCACGTGTGGGACTACGCCTCGGTGGCGGAGGGCGTCAAGAACGCACAGGCAGAGGCGCAAGTCGTGCGCTACAACCATTGCCTGCAAGCGATGAGCGCCGACTTCCAACTGTCCGGGCACAAACACGACCTCAACTTCTTCCAAAACGGCGTGGACGGCGTGGACGTGCCCGTACTGCGGTGCGGCGGCATTTCGGCGGGACTTATCGGCCATAGCCTGACCTACAGCGTGGTCGAGTTCCACGACGGCGTGGTGCGTATGACCGCCTACAACACCCGCGCCAAGGAGCCCGTATGGCAAGGAACGTACACCATGACGAGATAG
- the malQ gene encoding 4-alpha-glucanotransferase, which yields MDNFGFTKKSGILMAVSSLPSPYGIGTFGRPCYRWIDFLASTKTTCWQVLPLNPTAYGDSPYQSPAADAGNPYFIDLDELVAEGLLTASEAQSARCPQGKVDYGWLFYTRFDLLRKAYARFKGEAWYTRFCRENEWVEDYALFMALKVAHEYRPWSSWEDEYKYYDSAKRHADDFRREMGFWRWVQYTFFRQWHKVQAYAHRKGVQIIGDMPIYVAYDSVDVWRNPSLFLLDERLNPTVVAGCPPDGFSPDGQLWGNPIYNWEVMRSHGFDWWVKRIGNNMRLYDILRIDHFRGFAGYYSIPFGDENARRGHWEYCPGKELFATIKEKLPDTRIIAEDLGFITPEVRDLLDFCGYPGMKILQFAFFDEDAEYLPRTYTTDNCVVYTGSHDSDCTRTFCRNLEGEVLARFKRECPTHHCTRTQALIDMALASRANLAVIPLQDWLGLTNDEGRMNTPSIPYGNWTWRAKRIPSKRVKDLIKAKNKEFGRSK from the coding sequence ATGGATAATTTTGGTTTTACAAAAAAAAGCGGCATCCTGATGGCCGTCAGCTCTCTTCCCTCTCCCTACGGCATCGGTACGTTCGGCCGTCCTTGCTATCGGTGGATTGACTTTTTGGCCTCCACCAAAACCACCTGCTGGCAGGTCTTGCCCCTCAATCCCACCGCCTATGGCGACAGTCCCTATCAATCTCCCGCCGCCGACGCGGGCAACCCCTATTTCATCGACCTTGACGAGTTGGTGGCCGAGGGGCTTCTCACGGCGAGCGAGGCGCAGTCGGCCCGTTGTCCGCAAGGCAAAGTGGATTACGGTTGGCTCTTCTATACGCGGTTCGACCTTTTGCGCAAGGCGTACGCCCGCTTCAAAGGCGAGGCGTGGTACACCCGCTTCTGCCGCGAGAACGAATGGGTGGAGGACTACGCTCTGTTTATGGCGCTCAAAGTGGCGCACGAGTATCGCCCCTGGTCCTCGTGGGAGGACGAATACAAGTATTACGACAGCGCCAAGCGACACGCGGACGACTTCCGCCGCGAGATGGGTTTTTGGCGTTGGGTGCAATACACCTTCTTCCGTCAATGGCACAAGGTGCAGGCCTACGCCCACCGAAAAGGCGTGCAGATCATCGGCGATATGCCCATCTACGTGGCCTACGACAGCGTGGACGTGTGGCGCAATCCCTCCCTGTTTCTCTTGGACGAAAGGCTCAATCCTACCGTGGTGGCGGGCTGTCCGCCCGACGGGTTCTCCCCCGACGGTCAACTGTGGGGCAACCCCATCTATAATTGGGAAGTTATGCGTAGCCATGGCTTCGATTGGTGGGTAAAGCGAATAGGCAACAATATGCGCCTCTACGACATTTTGCGCATCGACCACTTCCGCGGTTTCGCGGGCTACTACAGCATTCCTTTCGGGGACGAAAACGCCCGTAGAGGGCATTGGGAATACTGCCCCGGCAAGGAACTCTTCGCCACCATCAAGGAGAAGTTGCCCGATACGCGCATCATCGCCGAGGATTTGGGCTTCATCACCCCCGAAGTGCGCGACCTGTTGGATTTCTGCGGCTACCCCGGCATGAAGATATTGCAATTCGCCTTCTTTGACGAGGACGCCGAGTACCTGCCCCGCACATACACCACCGACAACTGCGTGGTCTACACGGGTTCGCACGACAGCGACTGCACGCGCACCTTCTGCCGCAATCTGGAGGGCGAAGTGCTGGCGCGCTTCAAGCGCGAGTGTCCCACCCATCATTGCACGCGCACCCAAGCCCTCATCGATATGGCTTTGGCTTCCCGCGCCAATCTGGCCGTCATTCCCTTGCAGGATTGGTTGGGCCTCACCAACGATGAGGGGCGTATGAACACCCCGTCCATTCCCTACGGCAACTGGACGTGGCGCGCCAAGCGCATTCCGTCCAAGCGCGTCAAAGACCTCATTAAGGCCAAAAACAAAGAGTTCGGCCGTAGCAAATAA